The stretch of DNA GAGTTGGCTCGAAGCAATACCTACCTCATTTAATACTCAAGCGAGTCTTCAAGATAAGGAATCCATGAGTATCTGGGGCTATTCAAATGAATGACATGGAGCACGGTTCCGGGAGACGCTATTAGCGCCCTGCTTACGGTGGTTGTCCGGGTTTGGCGGAGTGACATGTGGCAGTGATTTAACTTCTATTTTTGTTGAGGTGGCTCGGAAGAAATCCTTGAATAAGATATTTAGGTTAGTGGGATTTCCTGTTTAGAGAGGTAAGAAAGGAATATTGGAAGAGAGATGAGAAGGAACAGAATATGCGGTGTTTATAACATTCTGGGGGTGCGTAGGGCTTTGGCGGGAGGTCCGAGTCCGAGAGAACAGACACGAAGCAAATATTGTCAAGTAATTTCAAGTCTTTTGCTTTTCACAAATTGAACACAAATAAAGTttttctccattttttggTAATTTCCGTTTGGGATACACACCCATATAAACGGAAAACCCGAAGCAACGCGACTCGAGAGGGAAGAGAAAAGGGACGACAAAAGCCTGAATGTCTGGGACAACTCACGTGGAGGAGTAAGAAAAGGGGGTCAACGGTGTCCAAACACTGGAAAAAGTAATGGAAATCGGAGCAAGTGAGGAGGATTAACGCCGCGAAACTTACGCGAGTGGGGAACGCGAAATAAGACGTGAACATTATATAGAGAGAGCCTACAAAATACAGGAGTGTTCTACAGATCATAGAAGGTGATGGGATGTGAGAACTGACAATATCAGGCACTTAGGTATCAAAGGAAAGTCGGTAGCTGTCAGGAGTTAATGACGATCCCAACTGGAAAAATTCTGTCCTCGCTGACGCACTGATAACTTATCCGTAGATGAGCGTTGCTGCGTACTCATCTTGGATTAATGTCAATAGGTTAATACTGATTCTGATTGTTCGTCGATGTTATCGACTCAGGAAATATCAACGAACCTTCAAAAACACAGAAGTTCGACACTAATTAATCAGTGCCCCTATATTATTCATTAATCTTATATCGTCATAATCCGTagatgaagaaaggaaagaggtGCCTTGAGTCTACAGAGTGCAATCAAACAGCAAGCAAATtaacaaagaaggaaaacaATAAAGCGTATGTACAACATTGCGATATATATAGTGCTACAAAAATACGGAGGAATGTACCATTGACAGAGCCGAGGAATTCATGGTTGAAGATGGATACGAACATGTTGTCCCAAATTGTCACGTCGACTAAAAGATTTATCACAGCCCTCGTATGGACAGTGATGGGCTACACAAAGAATAAGAGCTCAAAACCACACGAAGTATAACAAACCACTCACGTTTATCATGCGTATGTATGCTTCGAACATGGCGCTTCAAATGCTCTCCACGAACAAAGCATTTACCGCATCCAGGAATAACGCAAACGTACGTCCTACAGCCACTCTCATCCACCACGGGGGCGGGTGTGGTGGACTTCCGTAAGTTCCTTGACCTCGCTGTGCCCCCTGAACCATTATCCCTGCCATTCTCACCGTCGTCTCCAGCATAATACTCGTCATTGGTGTTATCGCCTGACATGACACTTGCCGACCTACGTATCCCACCTGCAGTGAGATCTGCCACGAAAGGAACCTTCCTTCCGCGGCTCTTCTTGTTGAGGTTTGGAACGGGGATGGGTAAGGGAATTGGATTGTTCTTCCTCTTACGGATGCCGGTTTTACCTTCCTGATACAGTGTCATGACGTCCAAGTCATCCAAGTCTAGGCTGAGCTGCTCGCTGGAGCCACCGCTAACTCCCTTCGAGCCAAGCTGAGTAACGacggcgagggcgagggcggcGCTCCCTTTTGCTTTGCCTTTACCCCGCCTCGATTTTTTCTTAGAGGGAGAAGCAGTCACCGAATCCGCTTTGCTCTGGCGCTGCTTGGATCCCTGGAGTTCAAATTCAAGGGCGAAGTTGTGGCCGAAAGGAAGATCTGGAGATGGTGATCGAGAGGGACGATAGTCGTCCGATTCGTTGTCGTCGACAGCGTTATCAATATCATCGTCGCTCGCAATTTCCTCAGTCTCTACGATGCGAGATGACGTGGTGAGTGATGTGAACTGCCGCCGTCTCTTAGGTTGATGTGCCGAGGATGTAGCCTCGCTGTTGGAACTGTTAGAAAGAGATAGCGGAGAGAGTCCATACGGTCGTCTAATAGCCACGCTTGGAGAGGTTGACGTCGACCGGCGCCGTTTTTTCTGTGTCAAAGAAACCGTAGAAGGCGTCGCAACGCTACAACTATTATCCCAACCAGATAAACCACCTTGCCGTTTGGTATCAGAAGAACGAGGGGCACGAGTTTGAGGACGACCACGGGAAGGTGACGAGTTTGAAGGAGAAGACAATGTCATGGTTGGTACATCGTCGCGTAGGCCTCCAGGAGGAGTGAACGTACTAGGGTTAAAAGTGAATTCTGAAAGCGGAGTAAAACCGAGAAGTGATGCGTAGGATCCATTTGGGTTCATTGTGGGTACATCCCCACTACGAGCTGGAGTAACTTGAGAGGCAGATGCTCCAATGATTGCTGGATTATCAGGCCTCTGCGCCGATAACAACTCATGTGAGGAGCGAAAGCCCGCAGATATGCGAGGAGGACTGTCaatgaatggaatggaattgAATATATCTGTGTTTTGGCTGGAAGGAAACGCAAGGCTGTTCGGTTGGGGAAATAAAGAAGAATCAATCTGGAATGAGGGAGCAATTCCTCCCTGACCTTGCATATCTGAAGGATACAACATAGGCGAGCTATGAGACTCCGCAAACTCAAGAGTATTCAGCGGATTCGATAGCGAAGCTGTGAGATACATTTGCCATTGGATATCCTCTCGCGATTGGGCAGGTGATGAAAACTGGCTTTTGCCATCATAAATTCCAGTGTTGGCTGGGAAGGACGAGCGAGTAGTAGTGCAGGAAACTGTATCCTGACGAAGAGACGCAGGGGTGGAACAAGAAGGATTCAAAGGTGAAATGGTTTTCATGCCCTGAGGAGAGGCGTACTGATATTGACCGAACTGCGACCATTGCTTCATGGGCTGAATCTGATTGTCCCATTGAGAATGGTTGAGAGGTTCGTTGATGTTAGTCATGGAAAGCAAATGCGCTCTTGGAGTCCTGGGTACTTCCAGAGCCCTCGCCGAGATATTTTCGTTGGAGTTCAGAGATGTGATACTCGCAGACGAATGCACGGCAGGCGAAATGGATCCGGTGAAATTCTCCATGTCCAGAAGCATTCCAATGTCCATCGTGGCAGCGACTGATTTGTAAAGAGATTGAAGAATGATGTGACCCGTTATCGAAGTATGAGGCAATATACAGCCCTAAGGGCATGTACTGTGGGCGATGGACGCTTGCGACGTATGCATGGCTGACTTGATAAATGAGGCGCCATTGATGCGAGACTGGTTGAATTCATTCTAGGCTGGACACAATCGAAATGATCTCAAATTCCTTCGGATTTGAAGGAAGTGATAAGTATGGTATTGGCGGCCTCGGAAGTCTAGGGAAGTTACAATGAAGACCAATTAGTCGAAATAGTTGTCGGGGAAGGATGTTCCATAGCTCCGTATTTCGGTTCACTGATGGTGACATCGTCAACAACTTGAACGCCGGTGATTCAATCTGGAGGTCCACATAGTAGGCTTGGTTCCAGATAGGTTACCTTTTCAGAATTATAAACGAACCAATTGAACTTGTCTTGCGCTCGAGTTTCCATTGAAAGTGTCCCCCACCAGGCTTATCAGTGGAGAATTGTTGTTCAagttagggttggggtttgAGTCGGACGTTACCGGTTAAGAATCAAGCTTCAAGATTTGCCGGAGTCTGAACTTTAATTTTTAACTCCTTGGTCTTGACGCGTCTTCAACGATGTCGCTCGTGTCGGGAACAGCGTTATCGGTGACTCCTCACCCGGACGTCGTAGCACTTCCAATTCCGTTAATTTTACTGGTTCACCTTCACATCCTTGAATATCCCTTGGCGAACAATCCGGAGTATGACCACCAAATCTTCAATCCTCGCACACGCGGTTTGCGAGAACGTACGAAGGTTATGGAGGACGTGAGTTATTTTCTAGTAGGAAAGATTGAAGGAAAGACTGTGAAAAGCGTGCGTATTTTAACAAACAGCGTTTAAGTGTCGCGTTCGGACCATCCGATGCTTTGTTTAAGAGCATGCCCCTGAGGTGCATTTCAATTTTAGTGACACACTGACATCTACCGATACAGATTCTGTCTACATATCCATGTACACAACCATCCGAGTCGCTAGCATTTCGAACCTCTTTGTCGAAGTACCTGGAAATTCTCCGCCACCAAAGCATCTTCACCCCTTCTGCGCGATCTGGTATGAAGGCAGGACCTAGTGCAAATTCAGTAGCAATTGCAGAGCCAAGTAACGCGTTCTGGTGGAAAGAAGTTGTAGTCAGAAAATCGCTCTTAGAGGAGTGCTTTGGAGAAAAGTGAGTACTCCACTATGTACGGGCGCTAAGGCTTGTTCACGATGTAGTAGGTTTGAACGCTTAATTTTATCATTGTCAACTCACGCTTTGATGAAAGTTTCTGGGAGTATAGTATCTGACCAGATAAGCGTATGTAGGTTCTCCTTTATGTTCTTCATGGACCTGATAGTTACCTGAATAATTTATCCTTCGTAGCCTTACAGACTCTGCCATTTACGTATACCGCGTCACTTGCAGCGTACCAGGCTAGTATACATACTTGGAAGAAGCAGGCCTCGTTATTGACCAAATCGGCGAATGATCTTCAAGTCTTACGGGTCTGTGACAAATGATCTGAAACCTCTTTTTGTGTTTTCATGTTTACTGCACAGAATTCTCTGTGCGGAAACATGGACTCGAAATATTCTGCAATTCCAACGGATAAATTGAAAGCCCTTGCAGATTCAAAGTTAGAAGAACTTCTCCAGCGTTACTGGGTAGGCGAAGAAGGGAAGCATTTACTTTCCTTTCTCGTTTTACTGGCAGGAATCAAGTCTGCCAGAGCGCCTTCCATCGTCAATATGAACCTCTCGGACCAACCATCCGCTGTACGTTTTTTCACTGTCAGATTAACTGTGACTTAAAGAAACTgcagaaacctactggaCCCCCACCTCCTTTACCGGTTGCTGCCGCTCATCATCCATCTCATCTGAAAAGGCTACGCCGTCCTGTTTTTCAGGTCAAGGTTAAGTCTAATGTCGGACCAGTTGGAAATATATCAAGCAAAGCCCACGCAGAAATAATGCTTTCTGAGTACCGGGAAACTGAAAGGCTAATGCGGCTAAATCTATTGGATGCACTCACTCAAACGAGAAAAATCGGATCCGAACTCAGAGGCAAATTTGAGTCCATCCTGGCTCCATCTATAGCACCCTCGAATCTATTTTGGACTCCTCCGGAATTTTCCATGACTTTGACATTTGTCGATCCTGTGCCAGGAAAAGAGCTTCTTAGCTCGCTGGGGTTGACTTCGGAGTACGAGGCTTTAGATGTGGAAGAAGATACCTTGGAGAAGAAAATCGAGCACATTCGCACCGTAGTTCTACCTCCATATCCTGCGATTCCCGATCAATGTACGCCTCTCAAACCAGCTCTCGACGACAGAAAGGAAGGCGAGAGGCTGAAAGTACAAACCAGTCTCAACCAGCACGCCCGCTCAACAATGGATTCGGCATGTCCattgtcgtcatcatcgttgTCGGAGTTGTCAGAAGTTCATCTGCCTGATCCGCCACAAATATTGCCTGGCAAATCTTCTAGGAGCAACAGGCTACAGTCTATTCACTTTTCTCTGGCCCGGAAGCGGACGCAGAGAACGTCCTCGTCCAATGATCCCCTCGATGATGAAGTTGACAGAGTAGGTATCCTTTTCTTTCGCATAAATGCTATGATATTAAACCCTTCCTTAGCTTGTTGACGAAACCAACGACTTTCCAACTGACGATGAGAACACTGATGAAGAAGGTTATGGTTTTTCGCCGCTTAAGACGCCAAAGTCCAAATCAAAGCCGGTAGTAAACAGGATCTGGACGGCTGGTACTCCAACGCGCGGAAAAAGGCATGGTCTGGGCCAAGGCACTCCGATACCTAGGATTCCATCGGCTATAACACGTTCATTAGAAATGGGTCCGTCAGTCAGCTTGCCTAGTATGCCATCGACTTCATCATCAGCATTTGGCGGTATTCATGACGAGTCCGTACCTGCGAACGATGACGAAAATTCATGGGATGTGGATAACACAGAAGCCACACCTCGTCCGATCAGGCCCAATTTACCACCGCGGAAGGATAATTCGAATATCGACCTGAATGGGCacaaagatgaagatgaagatgtttTCTACGATGATCCTTCAAGTATGACCTTGAAGGAAATTCTGTTGACCGCAGGTGCCAGCCATTTTGACTTACTAGGTAAGTGTTCGTTGACATTTCCGTTACCCACATGTTGATTGATCACTTTTATACTACTAACACATTTAGACGCTACCACCAACGATGAACTTAATGAGGCTATGGAGGAAGACACCTCGTTTGTTTGGGAATAAACGATATGAAGTTGAGATTGTACTAGGTGAGCAATGAACGTTCTTCATTGTCGTATGGAGAGATTCTAAAAGTAATTTAGCTGTATAAATAAATTGCAGGTCTCAATATGCCATGTATAATTAACGCTAAGCTGTTCAAAATAATCTCAAACTGTGCGACTCAATTTTGGGCAACTGACATCCAAAATACGGCGATAGATCGCGTGTCCTCGTGCTGTTGTTCAGCGTCATCGTGACTTTCCTCTCGTTCTTTGAGGACTTCTATGTCCGTCCCACACGACCCATTTTTACCGTCTAACTTTACGCCTCTCATAAGGAAAACCGAATAACCAATCCACGCACGCACGTTCACCGTATTTAAAACGGGAGTTAGTATAAAATGCAACAATGGGCCCTGTACAGGGTACTGTGATTGTGATGTATACTTTGTCTGGGGCTATTCTCGTTTTATGCGGATCGTTGTCCTTACTTAGAGGGGTTAGTTGTGCCCCAACAGTAGATTCCACTCAGACTTCGTCtgccgcagcagcagccgtaTCCGTAACTTTGGACGGACTTACATACATCAATAAGGTAAGTTCAGATGTGCCGTAATATGTCTTGATAGTTAATCGAAGCTATACGCAACAGGGGCTTGTTGGATTTGGTCTTATTCCTTCGGATTTCTTAGAATCAACTGGCGATACCATTGGTGGAATCGGAAGTGCTATCGCTATCAAACGTGGTACATGGACGGCTCACACAGATGGGACCTTCTCTGGAACCTTGGTCGTCCATCCTGATCGCGGTTTTAATGTGTGAGTACAAGTCATAAAGTGTGCCTTTCTTTTGTTACTCATGCAAATTTGGCATGTTGAAGTGATGGCACAGTTGACTATCAAGCGCGTCGCCATGAACTTCGGTTCACGTTGTCTCCATATACGAGCTCTACTCAACTAACGTTCTCCGCTGCGCAACAGACGTTTAATATTTCGTATGTTAACACTACTCTTGAGGTTGAAAGGGGAAATACGAAGACAAGTGGTCTGGATCCCAGCGCAATCAGACCAGCTCAGAGTGGATTTCCAACGGTACCGACTGCCGATCCTCAGATGCCAATTGCCTCGAACAGCGAGCCGCATCTCGTGTTGGATATCGAGGGTATTGTATTAAACACTGATGGATCGTAAGTACGGAATTTATGTGTGAACGTATCTCATCAAACCATTGTACAGATACTGGCTAAGTGATGAGTATGGTCCATACATCTATCGGTTCAATGCGGCAGGGCAACTCTTGCAGACGATCCAGCCTCCCGCAGCAATCCTACCCATTATCGACGGAGAGCTGAATTTCACTTCCGAGGACGATCCAGATACCGGGAGGGCAGCTAATCAAGGTATAAATCGAAGATTTAtatgttctttgacatcgtgacTAAATGGTTGATACCAGGCTTCGAAGGCCTTACCATCGATCCTACCACAAACACTCTATATGCCATGCTCCAGTCTGCCACTATCCAAGATGGTGGTAGCGACAAGAGCACATCACGCTTTACGCGCCTATTTGCTTACAACGTATCGAATCCGTTGGTTGAAGTACCCTTAATTGGAGAATGGGTGGTGCCATTGCCACAAAGCAGCAGCGGAAAAACGGAAGCTTGTAGTGAAATACACTTCTTAGGTGCTGGTGTGTTTTTGGCACTGTCtagagatggagatggacgGGGAGGAAACGATAACAAATCCAGTTACAAGTGAGAACATTTTGTGCAATCTTATCATCCGAGTCCCAAACTGAGAAAaattcctctttcttcaggCAGGCAGACTTGTTCTCTATTGCTAAAGCCACAGATATCCATGGTACCTCATTCGACACTGCTTCGACACCTATTTCACCTAACGGAAAACTGGCCAAAAGTATCACTGCCGCTAATTACGTATCCTTTGTCAACTTTTTGGACAGTACTCAATTGGCCAGATTTGGTTTGCACAATGGTTGGCAAAGAACTTTATTCTAATTTTTCGTATTCAATTTATTCAAGCGCGTATTAGGTTCCCCAGACGACGAGACCTTGATCGATGCAAAATGGGAATCGTTAGCTCTGGCACCCGCTAATGACCCATCCTTCCCCAACGACTACTTTTTGATCACTGCTGTAAGCCACATCGTCCAAAGTTGAGGATCGATACTGATACATTTATTTTAGTCTGATAATGATTTCCTCAGCACACATGGAGTTTCCCTTGGCGTCCCTTTTGACGCTGGAATAGATGTGGATAACCAGTTTTTGGTCTTCCGGGTTACTCTGCCTAGCATTGTCCCTGGGAGCGTTCAACTCAACCTAGGGATCTGAGCTATCCGTTCTCGGTTTTTCGGTTGGTTCACTGCGGTTGGGAAACCTCCACTACATAAGGTAtacaaatatatatatacttgtGCGTCCGAATTCACAGGGAAAATACGAAATCAAAACCATCTCAATAGTTTTATAAATCATAATGTCTTCCCAGGATATAATGTGTGTTACACGTCCTGTAAACGTGGCAATACGTCACTGATATACGTTCGCACTCTGACGCCGGTTACTCCGCATATAAAGCGCTATTGCAAAGGTTACCATCCTAGAAGTAACAGCTATGAATGACACGGTCTCAAGCCTAATCAGCACACTTCGAAGCAACCTTATCAAGGTGGTTTTGATGTGGTCTACTCTGCTGATAGGTGTAGCACTCAAACCTTCACAAACCCGACGGACCATATTTTTTGCTCTATCCTGCCTATTGTTTGGTAGTATCGTTTTTCAACCTTCCACATCCAACCATCGAGATGCTCCCATGATTCGATATCTTTTTGGCCTTGCATCTGCCAATTTAATGGCTCAAGCGTCCGACTTCCTGTTTCTCAATGAACCTCATTTAACATTACGACGAAACGGACAAATCAAATCTCCTAGTGAAATGGATTTATACTCCAGGATGAACTGGGCGAATGATCTCATATCTAATACGAGAGGTGTAAATTGGAACTACGAAGCACCTGCTTTGCGGCGTTCTTCCAAATCGCGTTGGGGCTTTGTCATAGACAATATCTTGAAGACTATATGCCTTTATCTTGTTTGGGATATCATCTCCTACGTTATGCGACACAACCCTGCTTTCCATCGCGATAATAATGAGCCGATGGGGGCCCATGGCTTTCTATGGCAAATTTGGAACGCCATGGGATACTGGACCGCATTGTACTGTTTCATTAGGTTAAACCATACCTTGAGTTCCGCACTCATTGTCATGGTGGGTGAAGGGGAGCCAAAGGACTACCCTGATATGACAGGCCCGCTCAGCGAAACGACAACTGTTCGTAAATTTTGGGGGTGAGTCCTATAATTCGTCAACCTCAGCCAGGCGCTAATCGAGTCCCTCTGGTTCAGCCGAACATGGCATCAATCACTACGTCGGGTGAGTATTTAATTTTTTACTTCTACATTGTCTCCTGTCTTATAGCTCTGCGATACACCAGATGGTTTCTGCACATGGAAAACATTTTGCGAATGTTTTCCTTGGTTATCCTAAAGGAACTCTCATGTCTGCTTACCTCCAACTATTCGTCGCTTTCTTGGTCTCCGGGATCATCCATGGCACGGCTGATTTTGTGGCCATACGAAATGTGACTTCATTTTACAGAAATATCCTCTTCTTTACTTTACAAGCAGCCGCCATAGCGTTTGAAGACGGTATGATATTTTTAGGGAAGCGAATGAAACTTGAAAGAGTGCCAAAGGCTTTAGGATACGCATGGGTGGTAGCATGGCTAGCATTATCCGGTCCTATTTGGTTGGAGACTTTGATAACTGGGCGTTTACTACTTCAGGTTTTGCTTCCTATTCGAGTTTCTCTGTTGAATTTTCTATTATACAGAAAGGTTTAAGACAAATAGATCATCTTAAAACTCTAGTAGACTGGCTATGTAAAATTTATATAACTAGTTTTGTACGGATAAGCTCTGGCCCAGATTGGTGTTCCAATGCGCGACCGCCTTCAAACAAACGGCCTCTCTTCCCTCTTTCATGTCACACCAGACGACTTTATTCCATCGTTATTGTTAATTGACACCCAGAAAATTGACAACATCCTCAATATGAAATACAGCGATAAAATACCTCCTGAGGAAGTCAGGCAAGCTGTAATCGGCGGGAAGAAGACCCAGACGGACTATATTATACAAtcagcttgaagcttgaagcttgaagtctCGGCCCTGCATCGGCGTCCTACTATATATAAACTCCGATAAAGCAACTTTTCACATATGAGACTTCACCACAACGGACCCCTAGTTGCCACCCATTTGAATCTTTGCTTTATACCTGCATTTCTACTCTGATGAATGACCCTCTTGGATCAGCCTTTGCCGATGTTCCCAAGTTGGACTTTCACTCTGTCAATATTTCCATCAATAACTAATATTTTGTCTTTCAATAATTTCAGTTTAGACCCACTGTTGTTGGTCGATATATATGGAACCTGCGCGACATCAAAATTGGTTCAATGCCGCACATTTGGCTGCCGCAGGGTCGACGTATCCCAAAAGTTTTTTAAAAAACCTGAAGAAGTGTTTGATCTCACACCTCATGATTTTATGATGCGAAAGAATGTACTGAAGCAGGTCAGGGATTGGGTCAAGCAGCACGGAAAGAAACGGTTAAGGGAATGGGTCCCTATTGCCTACTTGTATGAGGTTAGTATTATGATCATGTCAGATCTCTACCTTGGATGGACGACATTGTCGCATTCCCGTGTACACACTCATCAGCTTCTCTACTCAGATTGTCAAAGCGTCAGCAAAGAAAACGGTGCGTGAGATGCTAAGATGTGAAACCTCCTGTGCCAGAAACTGAGATATATGTTCAAGAGAGATTGGGGACATCTTCTGTTCACCGATTTGACGACAACTCGATTCTTGATCGTTATGACATTTCCAGAAGCATGCAGTACGTTCCCTTCGAGCTTGTCTCAAACGTCTCGACATACTCAGTTCCTTCTGACCCCCGATCAGAGTGCGGGAACCTCTCTCACCACGACTTCGAAGCGATGACAAAGTACCAGGCAGACCGTATGATGTCCTTGCTCACATACCTTTATCATTCGCGTAAACCTGCCTGGTAGGTCATGTTGCGATCTCATATACCATGTCTTtaatttgaatttttttaGGGTCCGTGCTACCTATGTCACTCCCAGAAA from Psilocybe cubensis strain MGC-MH-2018 chromosome 7, whole genome shotgun sequence encodes:
- a CDS encoding putative secreted protein (putative secreted protein ARB_04696) — translated: MGPVQGTVIVMYTLSGAILVLCGSLSLLRGVSCAPTVDSTQTSSAAAAAVSVTLDGLTYINKGLVGFGLIPSDFLESTGDTIGGIGSAIAIKRGTWTAHTDGTFSGTLVVHPDRGFNVDGTVDYQARRHELRFTLSPYTSSTQLTFSAAQQTFNISYVNTTLEVERGNTKTSGLDPSAIRPAQSGFPTVPTADPQMPIASNSEPHLVLDIEGIVLNTDGSYWLSDEYGPYIYRFNAAGQLLQTIQPPAAILPIIDGELNFTSEDDPDTGRAANQGFEGLTIDPTTNTLYAMLQSATIQDGGSDKSTSRFTRLFAYNVSNPLVEVPLIGEWVVPLPQSSSGKTEACSEIHFLGAGVFLALSRDGDGRGGNDNKSSYKQADLFSIAKATDIHGTSFDTASTPISPNGKLAKSITAANYVSFVNFLDSTQLARFGLHNGSPDDETLIDAKWESLALAPANDPSFPNDYFLITASDNDFLSTHGVSLGVPFDAGIDVDNQFLVFRVTLPSIVPGSVQLNLGI
- a CDS encoding Acetyltransferase ataH, which translates into the protein MNWANDLISNTRGVNWNYEAPALRRSSKSRWGFVIDNILKTICLYLVWDIISYVMRHNPAFHRDNNEPMGAHGFLWQIWNAMGYWTALYCFIRLNHTLSSALIVMVGEGEPKDYPDMTGPLSETTTVRKFWGRTWHQSLRRMVSAHGKHFANVFLGYPKGTLMSAYLQLFVAFLVSGIIHGTADFVAIRNVTSFYRNILFFTLQAAAIAFEDGMIFLGKRMKLERVPKALGYAWVVAWLALSGPIWLETLITGRLLLQNVLKQVRDWVKQHGKKRLREWVPIAYLYERLGTSSVHRFDDNSILDRYDISRSMQYVPFELVSNVSTYSVPSDPRSECGNLSHHDFEAMTKYQADRMMSLLTYLYHSRKPAWVRATYVTPRNNFNLEPLFLNSDDPFSPARLRYSIRRGIPPIFHVTPDDFIPSLSLSDIEKIDALLRIKHSDKIPPEEVKQAVMGGKDVVKPLVESKMFKGKNPRKCSFCSVVKDKDLLVCSRV